From the genome of Pseudomonas sp. gcc21, one region includes:
- the wrbA gene encoding NAD(P)H:quinone oxidoreductase, protein MNEAKITIVVDSRYGSTLTLAQAIAAGAADAGAEVRLCRVDITEPEFSIDTGRADFLAAQAEYRALPRASAQDLEWATGIIWGSPTRYGLMSTPLRAFIDEIAPLWRQGALIGKVGAAFTSTGGMHSGNEMTLLALLMPFMQHGMIIAGVPHSVPALVRTRSGGSPYGASAVTGFDGALGVDAGEKAIARALGARVARLAGQITPEPASVELAASAAESPEAAS, encoded by the coding sequence ATGAACGAAGCGAAAATCACCATAGTCGTCGACTCCCGATACGGCAGCACCCTGACCCTCGCGCAGGCGATCGCAGCGGGCGCGGCGGATGCAGGCGCCGAGGTCAGACTCTGTCGGGTCGACATCACCGAGCCTGAATTCAGCATCGATACCGGGCGCGCCGACTTCCTCGCGGCCCAGGCCGAGTACCGGGCGCTACCACGCGCCAGCGCGCAGGATCTGGAATGGGCCACGGGCATCATCTGGGGCTCACCCACCCGCTACGGCCTGATGAGCACACCGCTGCGGGCCTTTATCGACGAGATAGCCCCGCTGTGGCGCCAGGGCGCGCTGATCGGCAAGGTCGGCGCTGCCTTTACCTCCACCGGGGGCATGCATTCCGGTAATGAAATGACCCTGCTGGCCCTGCTGATGCCCTTCATGCAGCACGGCATGATCATCGCGGGCGTACCCCATAGCGTGCCGGCGCTGGTCCGCACCCGCAGCGGCGGCTCGCCCTACGGCGCCTCGGCGGTTACCGGATTCGATGGTGCGCTGGGTGTGGATGCCGGCGAGAAGGCCATCGCCCGCGCGCTGGGCGCACGGGTCGCCAGGCTGGCCGGCCAGATCACCCCGGAGCCGGCTTCCGTCGAGCTGGCCGCTTCGGCGGCCGAATCGCCAGAAGCAGCCAGCTGA
- a CDS encoding isopenicillin N synthase family oxygenase: MSVGKLPVIDLTPMRAGDEFHKRALGDALREACVHTGFFYVAGHGVPQALIDRVFAASKAFFDQPMADKRKVDKALSAANRGYEFLGGQTLEPGAPPDLKEGFYIGEELAEDDPRVLAGAFNMGPNQWPAGVPDFAPVMMEYYGALLELSREIMAALALSLELPEDYFEAFCTEPLATLRLLHYPPQPAQPLPGEKGCGAHTDFGGVTILLLDDKPGLQVWDALNERWLDAQPIPGTFVVNLGDMIARWTNDRYRSTLHRVINTSGAERYSVPFFYSGAPQHEVRCLPGCLGEGEQPKYAPVTVEGHLREMYRRTYV; this comes from the coding sequence ATGTCAGTTGGAAAACTGCCGGTCATCGACCTGACACCGATGCGTGCCGGCGATGAGTTCCACAAACGCGCGCTGGGTGATGCCCTGCGTGAAGCCTGCGTGCACACCGGTTTCTTTTATGTGGCCGGCCACGGCGTCCCGCAGGCTCTGATCGACAGGGTATTCGCAGCATCGAAGGCATTCTTCGATCAGCCGATGGCCGACAAGCGGAAGGTGGACAAGGCACTGTCGGCCGCCAACCGCGGCTATGAGTTTCTAGGCGGACAGACCCTGGAGCCCGGTGCGCCGCCGGATCTGAAGGAGGGGTTCTACATCGGGGAGGAATTGGCGGAAGACGATCCGCGGGTGCTGGCTGGCGCCTTCAATATGGGGCCCAACCAGTGGCCGGCGGGCGTGCCCGATTTTGCTCCGGTGATGATGGAGTACTACGGGGCGCTTCTGGAGCTGAGCAGGGAAATCATGGCCGCGCTGGCGTTGTCGCTGGAGCTGCCCGAGGACTATTTCGAGGCGTTCTGCACCGAGCCACTGGCGACCCTGCGCCTTCTGCATTATCCGCCCCAGCCCGCGCAGCCGCTGCCCGGCGAAAAGGGCTGCGGCGCGCACACGGACTTCGGCGGCGTCACCATCCTGCTGCTCGATGACAAGCCAGGCCTGCAGGTGTGGGATGCGCTGAACGAGCGCTGGCTGGATGCTCAACCGATACCCGGCACCTTCGTGGTCAACCTCGGCGACATGATCGCGCGCTGGACCAATGACCGTTACCGCTCGACCCTGCATCGGGTCATCAATACCTCCGGCGCCGAGCGCTACTCGGTACCCTTCTTCTATAGCGGCGCGCCGCAGCACGAGGTGCGCTGCCTGCCGGGTTGCCTGGGTGAAGGCGAGCAGCCGAAGTACGCGCCGGTCACGGTAGAGGGTCATCTGCGTGAAATGTACAGGAGGACCTATGTCTGA
- a CDS encoding alpha/beta fold hydrolase, with product MSERKATLVLIHGAWAGSWVWAQLTPLLQAQGYAVLTPDMPGSPRHPAEPETVSLAGCVEHVLDCCAGTDGPIVLVGHSGGGAISTQAAERMAERVAGVIYIAGMMLPSGSSFAEVVAEVVKSEPAAAGIGPYLQWTADRSASWVPVEAIRKIFLQDLPDDLALAAAERFSLQPEGARTMVPVWTQEHFGRLPRLYVEALQDRSVVLATQRRMQALVPGAEVVSLDTGHVPQASAPERLAEVMAGFISRHASVA from the coding sequence ATGTCTGAGCGCAAAGCGACGCTGGTACTGATCCATGGTGCCTGGGCAGGCAGCTGGGTATGGGCGCAACTGACGCCGTTGTTGCAGGCCCAGGGGTATGCCGTGCTGACGCCGGATATGCCGGGCTCGCCCCGGCACCCGGCCGAGCCAGAGACGGTGTCGCTTGCGGGGTGTGTCGAGCATGTGCTGGACTGCTGCGCCGGGACCGACGGGCCAATCGTGCTGGTCGGACATTCCGGCGGCGGCGCGATCTCTACGCAGGCAGCGGAGCGTATGGCCGAGCGGGTGGCAGGCGTGATCTATATCGCTGGCATGATGCTGCCCTCCGGCAGCAGCTTCGCCGAGGTGGTCGCCGAAGTGGTCAAGAGCGAGCCCGCCGCGGCTGGCATAGGTCCGTATCTGCAGTGGACCGCTGACCGCAGCGCTTCCTGGGTACCGGTCGAGGCGATCCGCAAGATATTCCTGCAGGATCTGCCGGATGACCTGGCTCTGGCCGCCGCCGAGCGCTTTTCCCTGCAACCGGAAGGGGCGCGCACTATGGTGCCGGTGTGGACGCAGGAGCATTTCGGACGCTTGCCGCGCTTGTATGTCGAAGCCCTGCAGGATCGCTCGGTGGTTTTGGCCACGCAACGCCGCATGCAGGCATTGGTGCCGGGCGCCGAAGTGGTCAGTCTGGATACCGGTCACGTGCCTCAGGCATCTGCGCCGGAACGGCTGGCCGAGGTAATGGCCGGATTCATCTCGCGGCATGCCTCGGTAGCGTGA
- a CDS encoding ABC transporter substrate-binding protein: MHNKSRIALALALGLGINSLTAFAAELTPVTIITNWYAQAEQGGVYAAKAMGIYEEHGLDVTIRMGGPQVNNVQLLMGGKGDFSMGYALQSLNAVQQDIPMVAVAAFFQKDPQTLVTHTGVGNDSLADLKGKGLRIPTSGRVAYWPWLKAEYGFTDDQLRPYDYSFGPFIADEQTVQQGYVTNDGYFLAKEGVEAQSLLLADYGWNAYSATLDTTQALIDENPELVQNMVAATAKGWAAYFEDPAQANALIKADNPDMADDLLAYSTGKMQEEGMLLSGDAADGQYGIMTAERWELFFNDMAKAGTLPADLDWEKAFDLRFVDALYTQE, from the coding sequence ATGCACAACAAGAGCCGAATCGCCCTTGCACTAGCACTCGGATTAGGCATTAACAGCCTGACCGCTTTTGCCGCAGAACTAACCCCTGTAACCATTATTACCAACTGGTACGCCCAGGCTGAGCAAGGCGGAGTGTATGCCGCTAAGGCCATGGGCATTTACGAAGAACATGGCCTCGACGTGACCATCCGCATGGGTGGTCCGCAGGTCAATAACGTGCAACTGCTGATGGGCGGCAAAGGTGATTTCAGCATGGGCTATGCACTGCAATCGCTGAACGCAGTGCAACAAGATATTCCGATGGTCGCCGTTGCCGCTTTTTTTCAGAAGGACCCGCAAACGCTGGTAACGCATACCGGCGTCGGTAACGATTCGCTGGCTGATCTGAAAGGCAAGGGCCTGCGTATTCCAACCTCTGGCCGCGTCGCCTATTGGCCGTGGCTGAAAGCTGAATACGGCTTCACCGACGATCAGTTGCGGCCCTACGACTACAGCTTCGGTCCTTTCATTGCCGATGAGCAGACGGTGCAACAGGGCTATGTCACCAATGACGGTTACTTCCTTGCAAAGGAAGGTGTTGAAGCCCAGAGCCTGCTGCTGGCCGACTACGGATGGAATGCATATTCCGCCACCTTGGACACCACCCAGGCGCTGATTGACGAGAACCCCGAGCTGGTACAGAACATGGTCGCCGCAACAGCAAAGGGTTGGGCCGCCTACTTCGAAGATCCTGCTCAGGCCAACGCGCTGATCAAAGCGGACAACCCGGATATGGCAGATGATCTGTTGGCCTACAGCACGGGCAAGATGCAGGAGGAAGGGATGCTTCTCTCGGGTGACGCCGCCGACGGTCAGTACGGCATCATGACCGCTGAGCGTTGGGAGCTATTCTTTAATGACATGGCCAAGGCAGGAACCCTGCCGGCGGATCTGGACTGGGAAAAGGCCTTCGATCTGCGCTTTGTCGACGCGCTCTACACCCAGGAATAA
- a CDS encoding isopenicillin N synthase family oxygenase, which yields MSEQALSIPIIDFGPFIQGDPTARQQVAAQMRDASSQWGFFYLANCGMPQTSVDKAFQASKNFFSLPDEIKQSVAWQNAQSNRGYVGVRRERLDPSRPGDLKEAFNAGPEDRDASAARNLWPADQPEFRAHVETFLADCITTADRILEAFAVALDQPDDFFVNAHDLRHHTLRLLHYPPLPQDFAAEQGESRAGAHTDYGSITLLFQDDAGGLEVCTRQGEWVQATPIPGTVVINTGDLMHRWTNHVFCSTPHRVNVPKAAMHRHRYSIAFFCQPNKNAHIECIDTCTDAGNPVRYPPITAGDHLLQRLNATY from the coding sequence ATGAGCGAGCAGGCACTATCCATTCCGATCATCGACTTTGGCCCTTTTATCCAGGGCGACCCGACAGCCAGGCAACAGGTTGCCGCACAGATGCGCGACGCCAGCAGCCAGTGGGGATTCTTCTACCTGGCCAACTGCGGCATGCCCCAGACCAGTGTTGATAAGGCTTTTCAGGCATCCAAGAACTTCTTTTCCCTGCCAGACGAGATCAAACAATCAGTGGCCTGGCAAAACGCACAGAGCAACAGAGGCTACGTGGGCGTGCGCCGCGAGCGTCTGGACCCGAGCAGGCCGGGCGACCTGAAAGAAGCGTTCAACGCCGGTCCGGAGGATCGCGATGCCAGCGCGGCGCGTAATCTCTGGCCTGCGGATCAGCCTGAATTCCGTGCGCACGTCGAGACCTTTCTGGCAGATTGCATCACCACTGCAGACCGCATTCTGGAAGCTTTCGCGGTGGCACTTGACCAACCGGACGATTTTTTTGTCAATGCGCACGACCTTCGCCATCACACCCTGCGGCTGCTGCACTATCCACCTTTGCCGCAGGATTTTGCCGCCGAGCAGGGCGAGAGCCGCGCCGGTGCGCATACCGATTACGGCAGTATTACTTTGCTGTTTCAGGACGACGCCGGCGGCTTGGAAGTGTGTACTCGCCAGGGTGAATGGGTACAGGCGACACCGATTCCGGGCACTGTGGTGATCAACACCGGCGACTTGATGCACCGCTGGACCAACCATGTGTTCTGTTCAACTCCTCATCGGGTAAACGTGCCCAAGGCCGCGATGCACCGCCACCGCTACTCGATCGCCTTTTTCTGTCAACCCAACAAGAACGCCCATATCGAATGTATAGACACCTGTACCGACGCCGGCAATCCGGTGCGCTACCCACCGATTACGGCAGGTGATCATCTTCTGCAACGCCTGAATGCCACGTACTAA
- a CDS encoding 8-oxoguanine deaminase, with product MSKTLLLKNATLVATMDDRKREIAGGSVFIRGSRIEAVGPAAELPDTADRVIDLTGHVVIPGLINTHHHMFQSLTRVLPAAQDAELFDWLSALFPVWARLTPEMARAATRTAVAELMLSGCTTAMDQAYLYVNGIQLEDSIQAAREMGIRFHAGRGAISLGQSKGGLPPDSLVEADENAILSDMQRVIEAHNDAAPDAMTRVVVAPSSPFTVTRELMIETGKLARAYGVGMHTHTAENRKDVDFCREVYNMTPTEYAEEVGWVGENTWHAHCVKLDDAGIALFARTGTGVAHCPCSNMRLASGLAPIRKMRDAGVKVGLGVDGSASNDSNNLLDEARQAMLSARVRDENPGAMTAREALELATRGGAEVLGRSDALGRIQAGYCADIVAFRTDDIAMAGAQTDPLAALVFCTPPRVAYSIINGRLVVERGGLLTGELPTLIEDHNRLAAELIG from the coding sequence ATGAGCAAGACCCTGTTACTGAAGAACGCCACGCTGGTGGCAACCATGGATGATCGAAAGCGCGAGATTGCCGGCGGTTCTGTATTCATCCGCGGCAGCCGCATCGAGGCGGTCGGTCCGGCCGCAGAGCTGCCCGATACGGCCGATCGGGTGATCGATCTGACCGGCCACGTGGTCATACCGGGGCTGATCAATACCCACCACCACATGTTCCAGTCGCTCACCCGGGTGCTGCCGGCGGCGCAAGATGCCGAGCTGTTCGACTGGCTCAGCGCGCTGTTCCCGGTATGGGCGCGGCTCACGCCGGAAATGGCCCGTGCCGCGACCCGCACTGCTGTGGCCGAACTGATGCTCAGCGGCTGCACCACGGCAATGGACCAGGCCTATCTGTACGTCAACGGCATCCAGCTCGAGGACAGCATCCAAGCTGCCCGCGAGATGGGCATCCGCTTCCACGCCGGGCGCGGTGCCATAAGCCTGGGGCAGAGCAAAGGCGGTCTGCCACCGGACTCGTTGGTGGAAGCCGACGAGAATGCGATTCTCAGCGACATGCAACGCGTGATTGAAGCGCACAACGATGCAGCGCCCGACGCCATGACCCGCGTGGTCGTTGCGCCTTCCTCGCCTTTCACCGTGACCCGCGAGCTGATGATCGAGACCGGCAAACTGGCCCGCGCCTACGGTGTCGGCATGCATACCCATACCGCGGAAAATCGCAAGGATGTGGATTTCTGCCGGGAGGTGTACAACATGACCCCCACAGAATATGCCGAGGAAGTCGGCTGGGTGGGTGAAAACACCTGGCACGCCCACTGCGTCAAGCTGGACGATGCCGGCATCGCCCTGTTTGCGCGCACCGGCACAGGGGTTGCGCATTGTCCGTGCTCCAATATGCGGCTCGCGTCCGGCCTGGCGCCGATCAGGAAAATGCGTGATGCGGGAGTGAAGGTTGGTCTTGGGGTGGACGGTAGCGCCTCGAATGACAGCAACAACCTGCTCGATGAGGCGCGCCAGGCGATGCTTTCGGCCCGCGTGCGGGATGAAAATCCCGGTGCGATGACCGCCCGCGAAGCCCTCGAACTGGCGACCCGGGGCGGGGCAGAGGTGCTCGGCCGAAGCGACGCCCTGGGCCGTATCCAGGCGGGTTATTGCGCCGATATCGTGGCGTTTCGCACTGACGATATCGCCATGGCGGGCGCGCAGACCGATCCGCTGGCCGCATTGGTATTCTGCACACCGCCACGGGTGGCCTACAGCATTATCAATGGCCGGCTGGTAGTGGAGCGGGGTGGATTGCTGACCGGGGAGTTGCCCACATTGATCGAAGATCACAACCGCCTGGCAGCCGAGCTGATTGGTTGA
- a CDS encoding isopenicillin N synthase family oxygenase, which yields MQSLPIISVAGLNSPDPADRARVAAELGRACREVGFFYVVDHGIPAERIQRAFGDARQLFELPLRDKQAMSIKLSPHNRGYVAMADERLNPRAGADMKEAFNIGTEFAADHPDVVAGKPFRGVNFWPELAQWRDRMLAYFNDCLELGRLLHKGFSIDLGLAETHFEEHLAEPVATLRLLRYPASAHKEAREDAGAGAHTDYGNITLLATDEVAGLQVLTRQNEWIEAPYVPGAYVCNIGDCLMRWSNDIYVSTPHRVRPPKRERYSIAFFLEVDPDAIVDPRDVVPNAEPKYPPVTCGEYLAARLNATYAHRQPGA from the coding sequence ATGCAATCGCTACCCATTATTTCTGTCGCAGGCCTGAATAGCCCTGATCCCGCCGACCGTGCCAGGGTTGCCGCCGAACTGGGCCGCGCCTGCCGTGAAGTCGGTTTCTTTTATGTTGTGGATCATGGGATACCTGCAGAGCGCATCCAGCGTGCGTTCGGCGATGCCCGACAGCTGTTCGAACTCCCGCTTCGAGACAAGCAAGCCATGTCCATCAAGCTGTCCCCGCACAATCGTGGTTACGTGGCGATGGCCGATGAGCGGCTGAATCCGCGGGCCGGGGCCGACATGAAAGAGGCCTTCAATATCGGCACAGAGTTCGCTGCCGATCACCCCGACGTGGTGGCCGGTAAACCCTTTCGCGGCGTCAACTTCTGGCCGGAGCTTGCACAGTGGCGGGATCGGATGCTGGCGTATTTCAACGATTGCCTCGAACTGGGCCGACTGCTGCATAAAGGTTTCAGTATCGATCTGGGGCTGGCTGAAACGCACTTTGAAGAACATCTGGCCGAGCCCGTCGCCACGCTGCGCCTGCTGCGCTACCCGGCCAGCGCCCACAAGGAGGCGCGCGAGGATGCCGGAGCAGGTGCCCACACGGACTATGGCAACATCACCCTGTTAGCCACCGACGAGGTCGCCGGTTTGCAGGTACTGACCCGTCAGAACGAGTGGATCGAAGCGCCCTATGTCCCCGGTGCCTATGTGTGCAATATCGGCGACTGCCTGATGCGCTGGAGCAATGACATCTATGTGTCCACTCCGCATCGGGTACGTCCGCCGAAGCGTGAACGCTACTCCATCGCTTTCTTTCTGGAAGTGGACCCCGACGCGATCGTTGATCCCCGCGATGTTGTGCCCAATGCAGAGCCGAAGTACCCGCCGGTCACCTGCGGTGAGTACCTCGCGGCCAGACTCAACGCCACCTACGCCCACCGCCAGCCTGGCGCATAG
- a CDS encoding amidohydrolase family protein: protein MNSFAITNVAIFTVDPADRVIPCGTLIVQQGRIVSLGTTEAIQVPPDIPVIDASGHALLPGLIDCHSHSSLMRGVTENMQLMEWLPYYQLEHRALTEEYAFHSARLCYLEALKSGTTCVMDMYRFMHRCAEAAEEVGLRVNLAPYVADAPGKDFFASLAENHTLIHSHHGSQNGRIQVWMGLEHLFYCTADAYTQALQAQRDYGVGIHTHACEQREEDQAVERHFGRRSIAQLDHYGILGERTLLAHCVWLNDDEIKRIADTGTAIAHCPVSNAKLASGVARVPEMLAAGITVGLGTDGPVCNNSLSLFEEMKFASLIQKATRLEATLLPASQMLRMATINGARALGLDRDIGSLEVGKCADLLLLDLGMPNMTPAQVDAQGGNVLWNLVFAAGSQNVASVWVDGRQLIANGQTTRLNEREVILEAQAHGLALFERCRDISHLKSTMLGD from the coding sequence ATGAACAGTTTTGCGATCACCAATGTAGCCATCTTTACCGTCGACCCGGCCGACAGGGTCATCCCATGCGGCACGCTGATTGTGCAGCAAGGCCGGATCGTCTCACTAGGAACCACCGAAGCGATACAGGTGCCGCCCGACATACCGGTGATCGACGCCAGCGGGCACGCGTTGCTGCCCGGGCTGATTGACTGCCACTCGCATTCGAGCCTGATGCGTGGCGTCACGGAAAACATGCAGCTGATGGAATGGCTGCCCTACTACCAGCTTGAGCATCGTGCCCTGACCGAAGAGTACGCATTCCATTCCGCGCGGCTGTGTTATCTGGAAGCCCTGAAAAGCGGCACCACCTGCGTGATGGACATGTACCGCTTCATGCACCGCTGCGCCGAGGCCGCTGAAGAGGTGGGGCTGCGGGTGAACCTCGCTCCCTATGTAGCCGATGCGCCAGGCAAGGATTTCTTCGCCAGCCTGGCGGAAAATCACACCCTGATCCACAGCCACCACGGCAGCCAGAACGGCCGCATTCAGGTATGGATGGGGCTCGAACACCTCTTCTACTGCACCGCCGATGCCTACACCCAGGCGCTACAAGCACAGCGCGATTATGGCGTCGGCATCCACACCCATGCCTGCGAGCAACGCGAGGAAGACCAGGCGGTCGAGCGACACTTCGGCCGCCGCTCGATCGCGCAGCTGGATCACTACGGCATCCTCGGCGAGCGCACCCTGCTGGCCCATTGTGTGTGGCTGAATGACGATGAAATCAAACGTATTGCCGATACCGGCACCGCCATCGCCCACTGCCCTGTCAGCAACGCCAAATTGGCCAGCGGTGTTGCCCGCGTGCCCGAGATGCTGGCCGCCGGTATCACGGTCGGGCTTGGGACTGACGGCCCGGTATGCAACAACAGCCTGAGCCTGTTCGAGGAAATGAAGTTCGCCTCGCTGATCCAGAAAGCCACCCGGCTGGAAGCCACCTTGCTGCCAGCCAGTCAGATGCTACGCATGGCCACCATCAACGGTGCCCGCGCGCTGGGCCTGGACCGCGACATCGGCTCGCTGGAAGTCGGCAAATGTGCCGACCTACTGCTGCTTGATCTGGGCATGCCCAACATGACCCCGGCGCAGGTCGATGCCCAGGGCGGCAATGTGCTGTGGAACCTGGTGTTTGCTGCAGGCAGTCAGAACGTCGCCAGCGTCTGGGTCGATGGTCGCCAACTGATCGCCAATGGGCAGACGACGCGCCTGAATGAACGCGAAGTCATCCTTGAGGCGCAGGCGCACGGCCTGGCGCTGTTTGAGCGTTGCCGCGACATATCACATCTCAAATCAACCATGCTCGGGGACTAA
- a CDS encoding TetR/AcrR family transcriptional regulator, translating to MSTQSRTRTRTKTYRPGRIRERNRGNILAAAEKEFAQHGFRGATIQNIAERAELPKSNVLYYFSNKNEIYSAMFDDIMTRWNAVFSSVSPEDDPATALATFIRTKVEMSRTHPLASRLFALEIIQGAPFLMDHLRGTMRDWVRGRATVIQQWVDEGRMAKVDPVQLIFLIWSSTQHYADFQIQILMVENKAEYEKLDFDHAADFLTEVILRGCGLEPPKT from the coding sequence ATGAGCACTCAGAGCCGAACTCGAACTCGAACAAAAACCTATCGTCCCGGACGCATACGCGAACGTAACCGCGGGAACATTCTGGCGGCCGCGGAGAAGGAATTTGCCCAACACGGCTTCCGTGGTGCAACGATTCAGAACATTGCCGAACGGGCAGAGCTGCCGAAATCCAATGTGCTGTATTACTTCAGCAACAAGAACGAAATCTACAGCGCCATGTTCGACGACATCATGACGCGCTGGAACGCCGTATTCAGCTCGGTGTCGCCGGAGGACGACCCCGCCACCGCACTGGCTACCTTCATTCGCACCAAAGTCGAGATGTCACGCACCCATCCATTGGCTTCACGTCTGTTTGCACTGGAGATCATCCAGGGCGCGCCGTTTCTGATGGACCATCTGCGCGGCACCATGCGCGACTGGGTCCGCGGGCGAGCCACCGTCATTCAGCAATGGGTTGATGAAGGCCGGATGGCCAAGGTCGATCCGGTGCAACTGATCTTCCTGATCTGGTCATCCACCCAACACTACGCCGACTTCCAGATACAGATCCTGATGGTGGAAAACAAGGCCGAATACGAAAAGCTCGATTTCGACCACGCGGCCGACTTTCTCACCGAGGTGATCCTGCGTGGCTGCGGCCTGGAGCCACCCAAGACTTGA
- a CDS encoding outer membrane protein OmpK, with the protein MKVMKKTLLAVCVAASFVPAAQAEKFFSDSSISILYSDDYEAFGRQQRTDTYFTFENATGHNWGSTFLFVDRNQGHGKDADSDDLYGEFAPNISLSWLTGKDLSAGLIKDVTLSGQYEMGGGTNVNNYMLGMGLDWNVPGFQYFGTRVYHVNNSETDNDYQLTVVWGAPMEFGATRILFDGYIDWSSAADDHKSDFHFNPQLKLDIGNYFGSPRVLYAGIEYSYWNNKYGLGDAVMDTESATSALIKLHF; encoded by the coding sequence ATGAAAGTAATGAAGAAAACGTTGCTGGCAGTCTGCGTCGCAGCCTCCTTCGTCCCTGCTGCTCAAGCCGAGAAGTTCTTCTCCGACTCGAGCATTTCCATCCTCTACAGTGATGACTATGAGGCGTTCGGCCGGCAGCAACGCACCGACACCTACTTCACTTTCGAGAACGCGACCGGCCACAACTGGGGCAGCACCTTTCTCTTCGTGGACCGCAATCAGGGCCACGGCAAGGACGCGGATTCCGATGACCTGTATGGCGAGTTTGCGCCCAACATCAGCCTCAGCTGGCTGACCGGCAAGGATCTGAGCGCCGGCCTGATCAAGGACGTGACCCTGTCAGGTCAGTACGAAATGGGCGGCGGCACCAACGTCAACAACTACATGCTCGGCATGGGTCTTGACTGGAACGTTCCCGGCTTCCAGTACTTTGGCACCAGGGTCTACCACGTCAACAACAGCGAAACAGACAATGACTACCAGCTGACTGTCGTCTGGGGCGCGCCCATGGAATTCGGCGCTACCCGCATCCTGTTCGACGGCTACATTGACTGGTCCAGCGCCGCAGACGACCACAAGTCGGATTTCCACTTCAACCCGCAGCTGAAGCTGGATATCGGCAACTACTTCGGCAGCCCGCGCGTGCTGTATGCAGGGATCGAGTATTCCTACTGGAACAACAAGTACGGCCTGGGTGATGCCGTGATGGACACCGAAAGCGCCACCAGCGCCCTGATCAAGCTGCACTTTTGA
- a CDS encoding ABC transporter permease, with protein MDTLLITNILAATIIAGTPLLLVALGELVCERSGVLNLGQEGMMLMGAVMGFIAAVTSGSLAVGVLVAILAGIVMSMLFALMAVTLAANQYAAGLALTIFGTGLSAFIGSSYVGQSISGFPKIAIPYLSDIPVLGPVLFRQDLLVYLSLVLFVLVYVFLRYTRGGLIVRAVGESPEAANANGMRVLAVRYLAVAFGGGMAGLAGAYLSLAYTPMWTENMTSGRGWIALALVVFATWKPERVLLGAYLFGAASILHLVLQGLGWRSSTELLATLPYVVTIAVLVLLSCNPARTRLNTPFSIGQPYRPSK; from the coding sequence ATGGATACGCTACTGATCACCAACATTCTGGCTGCGACCATCATCGCCGGCACGCCGCTGCTGCTGGTGGCCCTCGGCGAGCTGGTGTGCGAACGCTCCGGCGTACTCAACCTCGGGCAGGAAGGCATGATGCTGATGGGTGCGGTGATGGGCTTTATCGCCGCGGTCACCAGCGGCAGTTTGGCCGTCGGGGTGCTGGTGGCCATCCTTGCCGGGATTGTGATGTCGATGCTCTTCGCGCTCATGGCAGTCACGCTGGCGGCCAACCAGTACGCCGCCGGTCTGGCGCTGACGATCTTCGGCACCGGCTTGAGCGCCTTCATCGGCAGCAGCTACGTCGGCCAGTCCATCTCCGGCTTCCCCAAGATCGCCATTCCCTATCTGTCCGACATTCCTGTGCTGGGGCCAGTGCTGTTTCGCCAGGACCTGCTGGTTTACCTCTCGCTGGTCCTGTTCGTGCTGGTCTATGTGTTCCTGCGCTACACCCGGGGCGGCCTGATCGTGCGCGCCGTGGGTGAATCACCTGAAGCCGCCAACGCCAATGGCATGCGCGTGCTCGCGGTGCGATACCTGGCAGTCGCCTTCGGTGGCGGCATGGCCGGCCTGGCGGGCGCTTATCTATCGCTGGCCTACACGCCCATGTGGACTGAAAACATGACGTCGGGCCGCGGCTGGATCGCCCTGGCCCTGGTGGTATTCGCCACCTGGAAACCCGAGCGCGTATTACTCGGAGCCTACCTGTTCGGCGCCGCGAGCATTCTGCATCTGGTCTTGCAGGGTCTCGGCTGGCGCAGCTCCACCGAGCTGCTGGCGACGCTGCCCTACGTCGTGACCATCGCGGTACTGGTGCTGTTGTCGTGCAACCCGGCGCGCACGCGCCTGAACACCCCTTTTTCCATCGGCCAGCCTTATCGGCCAAGCAAGTGA